One segment of Myotis daubentonii chromosome 11, mMyoDau2.1, whole genome shotgun sequence DNA contains the following:
- the IDNK gene encoding probable gluconokinase isoform X2, whose translation MGKGIPLNDQDRIPWLCNLHDILLRDVTSGQHVILACSALKKVYRDILIRGKNGAPPKCDEPGKEGKPAEVQLLVVYLSGSFEVISGRLLKRKGHFMPPELLQSQFDILEPPSAPENFIQVSVDKSLPEMIAIIMEALK comes from the exons ATGGGAAAAGGGATTCCACTGAATGACCAG GACAGGATCCCATGGCTTTGCAACTTGCATGACATTTTACTAAG agatgtAACCTCAGGACAGCATGTGATCCTAGCCTGCTCAGCTCTGAAGAAAGTGTACAGAGACATCTTAATACGAGGAAAGAATGGTGCACCTCCGAAGTGTGACgagccagggaaggagggaaagccGGCTGAGGTGCAGCTGCTTGTGGTCTATCTTAGTGGGTCATTTGAGGTCATCTCGGGACGCTTACTCAAAAGAAAAGGACATTTTATGCCCCCTGAGTTATTGCAGTCTCAGTTCGATATTCTGGAACCCCCCTCAGCTCCAGAAAATTTCATCCAAGTCAGTGTGGACAAAAGTCTTCCAGAGATGATTGCTATAATTATGGAAGCTCTAAAATGA
- the IDNK gene encoding probable gluconokinase isoform X1: protein MAALPALLVMGVSGSGKSTVGAQLASELGWRFYDADDYHPKENRVKMGKGIPLNDQDRIPWLCNLHDILLRDVTSGQHVILACSALKKVYRDILIRGKNGAPPKCDEPGKEGKPAEVQLLVVYLSGSFEVISGRLLKRKGHFMPPELLQSQFDILEPPSAPENFIQVSVDKSLPEMIAIIMEALK from the exons ATGGCGGCGCTGCCGGCGCTGCTGGTCATGGGCGTGAGCGGCTCGGGAAA ATCAACCGTGGGCGCCCAGCTGGCTTCTGAG CTAGGATGGAGATTCTATGATGCAGATGACTATCACCCAAAGGAGAATCGAGTGAAGATGGGAAAAGGGATTCCACTGAATGACCAG GACAGGATCCCATGGCTTTGCAACTTGCATGACATTTTACTAAG agatgtAACCTCAGGACAGCATGTGATCCTAGCCTGCTCAGCTCTGAAGAAAGTGTACAGAGACATCTTAATACGAGGAAAGAATGGTGCACCTCCGAAGTGTGACgagccagggaaggagggaaagccGGCTGAGGTGCAGCTGCTTGTGGTCTATCTTAGTGGGTCATTTGAGGTCATCTCGGGACGCTTACTCAAAAGAAAAGGACATTTTATGCCCCCTGAGTTATTGCAGTCTCAGTTCGATATTCTGGAACCCCCCTCAGCTCCAGAAAATTTCATCCAAGTCAGTGTGGACAAAAGTCTTCCAGAGATGATTGCTATAATTATGGAAGCTCTAAAATGA